In Haloarcula rubripromontorii, the sequence TCGCCGACGGCTGGCTCCCGCACATGGTTCCATTCTCTGAGCTCGAAGCGTCGTTCGACTACATCGCCGAGACTGCACGCGATGCCGACCGCGACCCGAGCGAGATTACGGTCGCGCCGTACGTGCCGGCGGTGGTCCACGAGGACCCCGACCGGGCGACCGAGGAACTCCGGCAGCACATCGCCTATTACGTCGGCAGCGGCGAGGGCTACCGCCGGGCTGTCGCAGAGACGTATCCGGACCGGGCGGAACGCATCGCCGACGCCTGGCAGGCGGGTGACCGCGGCGAAGCAACAGAACTCGTCACCGACGAAATGACGGCTGACCTCGGCATCGTAGGGACGCCGGAACAGGCGCGGGAGAAACGAGATAGTATTGCGGACAGAGCTGTCATCGACCGACTTCTGCTAACGGTACCACAGCAGGTCGACGGGGAGCTGGCTCGGGCGACGATTCGGGCGCTGGGACCGAGCTAGAGGTCGATCTCCATCATCACTTCGTCGGCGTACTCGTCGCCGAACTTGTAGTGGTCCTCGCGGACGGCTTCAGTGTCCCAGCCGTGGCCGTCGAGGAACTCGATTGCGTCCTCGTTCGTCGATGGGACCGAGTTGTACAGTTTCTCGTAGCCGTTCGACGACGCCCATTCGGTGCCCCGGGCGAGCAACTGGGAGCCGATGCCGTGACCCCGATACCGTTCGAGCACACCCAGCGTTAGCTCTGCCGTGTGACTGAGCTTCTCGACTTCGGGGTGCTTGAGATGGACCCAGCCGACCACGTCGTCGTTGATGCAGGCGACAAAGAAGATGCGCGACTCCAGTTCGTTGTGCCGGAGCAGCACGCCCTCGCTGTCCACCACGTCGGCGACGGTCTCCGCGTCGACGTACTCGCCGCCGCCGATAGCGGCCCGGATAGCCCCGACGAGGCCGGTCAGATCCTCCTGTCGCGCCTGGCGGATAGTGAACTCAATGTCGTCAGCCTCGAACTCTTCTTCGACAGTGTCGTTGTAGGCGACGCGGAGTTCCCCGTCGATCTCCTCCAGTACGCCGTCGCGTTTGAGTATCGCGACGTGATGGCCGAACGGTCGCGGGTCCATCTGTAGCGCCGACCGGGCGGCCCTCGGTTCCACCGACCCGTGTGACTCGACGTACTCGTAGATGTCCCGTCGGTCCTCGTGGTCGAACTGCAGTGGCTCTGTTAACTCCATGGTATCTGCTACCACGACACAGTACTTAATCCTTTATCAAAAACCATGTAATTCTCACGGAGCGGCCGCTACCGCCCTGGAACGCCGGTTAGCACCTGCGCCACATCGCGGGCGTTGTGGGTGTCGACGAGCAGTTCCGCGGCTTCCCTGATGCCGTAAGTGCCGGCTAACTCCACGCCGTAGCAGGCGGCGTAGCAGTCGAGCCAGTCGTTCATCGCTCCCTCAAGACGCTCGAACTCGGACTCGGAGAACCGGACCCACCTGCTCCCGGTGCGGGCCTCGCAGTACAGCGCGACGGTGGGGCCGAATCCGTCCCGAAGGACTTCCATGGCGCGCTCCTCGTCTGGGGGGTTGGGATCGAGCGACTTTCGGACCGTCTCAGCGCGCCGGGAGAGCGTCTGAACACGGTCGTGGTACTGGCCGCTAGTCATCGACGAGATCACCCCTGCTCGAACTCGACCCCCTTGCCGC encodes:
- a CDS encoding GNAT family N-acetyltransferase; translation: MELTEPLQFDHEDRRDIYEYVESHGSVEPRAARSALQMDPRPFGHHVAILKRDGVLEEIDGELRVAYNDTVEEEFEADDIEFTIRQARQEDLTGLVGAIRAAIGGGEYVDAETVADVVDSEGVLLRHNELESRIFFVACINDDVVGWVHLKHPEVEKLSHTAELTLGVLERYRGHGIGSQLLARGTEWASSNGYEKLYNSVPSTNEDAIEFLDGHGWDTEAVREDHYKFGDEYADEVMMEIDL